In the genome of Sorangium aterium, one region contains:
- a CDS encoding DUF1428 domain-containing protein, translating to MSYIDGFVTPVPTDKKAAYREACVKAAEVFKEYGATRVVECWGDDVPDGKITDFKGAVKAEAGETIVFSWIVWPSKEVRDQAGAKMKDDPRMQMTENPPFDPKRMIWGGFAVLFDSSGEER from the coding sequence ATGAGCTACATCGACGGCTTTGTCACTCCTGTGCCCACGGACAAAAAGGCAGCTTATCGCGAGGCCTGCGTGAAGGCCGCGGAGGTCTTCAAGGAGTATGGTGCGACGCGCGTCGTCGAGTGCTGGGGCGACGACGTGCCCGACGGCAAGATCACCGACTTCAAGGGCGCGGTGAAGGCCGAGGCAGGCGAGACCATCGTGTTCTCCTGGATCGTGTGGCCATCGAAGGAGGTGCGCGACCAGGCGGGCGCGAAGATGAAGGACGACCCGCGCATGCAGATGACGGAGAATCCACCTTTCGACCCCAAGCGCATGATCTGGGGCGGGTTCGCTGTCCTCTTCGACTCGAGCGGAGAGGAGCGTTAG
- a CDS encoding STAS domain-containing protein, whose amino-acid sequence MNGDVDYTAVVAENQQLKQRIRELEEAEEARDSLEAALRQSEEHARVFVTYSPAAVAMFDNDMRYILASHRWREDFGMKERDIIGRCHYDLFPEIPEHWRAIHRRCLAGATESNDEEPFPRADGSVDWVRWKIFPWYKSIGEIGGIMLFTEVITDRKRLEDTLRLQARTLLELSTPIVPISQGVLVLPLVGVLDAARAQQMMENLLSKVVERQARVAIIDVTGVPHIDTASASALLQVARAVRLLGAQVVLTGIRPEVSQAIVHLDIDLAGIMTRRDLQSAISFATGMSLASASPSKP is encoded by the coding sequence ATGAACGGTGATGTGGATTACACGGCTGTCGTTGCCGAGAACCAGCAGCTGAAGCAGCGCATCCGGGAGCTGGAGGAGGCCGAGGAGGCGCGGGATAGCCTCGAGGCGGCGCTGCGCCAGAGCGAGGAGCATGCGCGCGTCTTTGTCACCTACAGCCCGGCTGCGGTGGCCATGTTCGATAACGACATGCGCTACATCCTGGCCAGTCACCGCTGGCGGGAAGATTTCGGCATGAAGGAGCGGGATATCATCGGCCGGTGCCATTACGATCTCTTCCCCGAGATCCCCGAGCACTGGAGGGCGATCCACCGGCGCTGCCTCGCAGGAGCCACGGAATCGAATGATGAGGAGCCCTTCCCGCGGGCCGACGGGAGCGTCGACTGGGTGCGCTGGAAGATCTTTCCCTGGTACAAGTCGATCGGCGAGATCGGCGGGATCATGCTGTTCACGGAGGTGATCACCGACCGGAAGCGGCTCGAGGATACGCTCCGGCTTCAGGCGAGGACGCTCCTGGAGCTGTCGACGCCCATCGTTCCCATCAGCCAGGGCGTCCTCGTGCTGCCGCTCGTGGGCGTGCTGGACGCGGCGCGGGCGCAGCAGATGATGGAGAACCTGCTGAGCAAGGTGGTCGAGCGGCAGGCGCGGGTGGCGATCATCGACGTCACCGGCGTGCCGCACATCGACACGGCCTCGGCGAGCGCCCTCCTGCAGGTGGCGCGGGCGGTCCGGCTGCTCGGGGCGCAGGTCGTCCTGACGGGGATCCGGCCGGAGGTGTCCCAGGCCATCGTCCACCTCGACATCGATCTCGCCGGCATCATGACCCGCCGCGACCTGCAGAGCGCGATCTCGTTCGCGACCGGGATGAGCCTGGCATCCGCGTCGCCGTCCAAGCCATGA